GGACTCGTCCTTCCACCTGGCGGTGGTGGCGGCTTCCCACAACGACGTGATGTCGGCGCTGTACGCGGACCTGGGCGAGGTGCTGCGGGACTGGCTGCGCGAGGACGTGGGCGAGGAGCTGACGCCGGAGACGTACATGGACCACGCGCGGCTGGTCGACGCGATCCGCGCGGGCGACGCGGAGACGGCCGCGACGGAGGCGGCGGGCTATCCGTTCCTGTGCCGGCCGGGCCGGTTCACCGCTTCTGGTGGCTGACCCACACCGAGCGGACTTCCTTCCAGCAGCGGCCGTCCAGCCGTACGGTCTGCGCGGGCCCGGCCTCGACCGGGGCGCCGTCGCTGTCGACGTCCCACCAGCGCTCGCACTCGATGTGCAGCCGGACGCGGTCGACGTCGGGATACGGGTTGTGGCAGTACGCGGTCACATGGGAGCCGGTGACCCTGTTGTGGCAGGCGGCACCGAACAACTCGGGTTCATCGGCCCTCGGTCGCTCCACGCGTGCGTGCGGTGATGCGTCGTGCGGCAGGCACAGCAGGAGGGCTACGGCGACGGCTGCTGAGGCGAGGCTGCGGGACAGGCGCACAAGGGGACCTCCTCGGCCGTGCTGGGGAGGGAAGCGTGGTGAACGCGTAATCCAGAGTGCCCAGTTGTGCGCCCCGCCCGCCCGGCCGGATGGGCCGAACGGGTGACCCCGCGCGGACGCGCCGAGAGGCCGCACCCCCTTTTGCAGCGGGTGCGGCCCCTCAAGGCCGGCCGAGGCTCGGCGGCAGTGTCACGCGCCGATGGCGTGCAGACCGCCGTCCACGTGGACGATCTCGCCGGTGGTCTTCGGGAACCAGTCGCTCAGCAGGGCGACGACGCCCTTGCCGGCCGGCTCCGGGTCCTCCAGCTTCCACTCCAGCGGGGAGCGGCTGTCCCACACCGACGCCAGTTCGGCGAAGCCGGGGATCGACTTCGCGGCCATGGAGCCGATCGGACCGGCCGAGATCAGGTTGCAGCGGATGTTGTGCTTGCCCAGGTCACGGGCCATGTAACGGCTGGTGGCCTCCAGGGCGGCCTTGGCCGGGCCCATCCAGTCGTACTGCGGCCAGGCGAACTGTGCGTCGAAGGTGAGGCCGACGACGGAACCGCCCTCGGTCATCAGCGGCAGCAGCGACATCGTCAGCGACTTCAGCGAGAAGGCGGAGACGTGCATGGCGGTGGCCACGGACTCGAACGGCGTGTTCAGGAAGTTGCCGCCGAGCGCGTCCTGCGGCGCGAAGCCGATGGAGTGCACGACACCGTCGAGCCGGTCGCCCAGGTGCTCACGGACCTGGCTCTCCAGGCGGGCCAGGTGCTCGTCGTTGGAGACGTCGAGCTCCAGGACCTTGACCTTCTCCGGCCGGGGCAGCTTCTTGGCGATGCGCTCGGTGAGGGTCGGACGCGGCCACGCGGTGAGGATGATCTCCGCGCCCTGTTCCTGGGCCAGCTTGGCGGTGTGGAAGGCGATGGAGGACTCCATCAGCACACCGGTGATGAGGATCTTCTTGCCCTCGAGGATTCCAGCCATGGTGTTCAGTGACCCATTCCCAGTCCGCCGTCAACCGGGATGACGGCTCCAGTGATGTACGAGGCGTCGTCCGAGGCGAGGAACCGCACCGTCGCGGCGATCTCCTCGGGCTGCGCGTAACGACCGAGCGGCACCTGCTTCACGATGTTCTCGCGCTGCTCGTCGGTGAGCACCTTGGTCATGTCGGTGTCGACGAAGCCGGGCGCGACGACGTTGAAGGTGATGTTGCGCGAGCCCAGCTCACGGGCCAGGGAGCGCGCGAAGCCGACCAGACCGGCCTTGGAGGCGGCGTAGTTGGCCTGGCCGGGGCCGCCCATCAGTCCGACGACCGACGAGATCAGGACGACACGGCCCTTCTTGGCGCGCAGCATGGCGCGGTTGGCGCGCTTGACGACGCGGAAGGTGCCGGTGAGGTTGGTGTCGAGGACGGACGTGAAGTCCTCCTCGGACATGCGCATCAGGAGCTGGTCCTTGGTGATGCCGGCGTTGGCGACCAGGATCTCGACGGGACCGTGCGCGTCCTCGATCTCCTTGTAGGCCTGCTCCACCTGCTCGGTGTCGGTGATGTCGCACTTGACGGCGAGGCAGCCCAGTTCCGCCAGGGCGGCCGGTGGCTCACCCGAGCGGTACGTGATCGCGACCTTGTCGCCGGCTTCGGCGAAAGCCCGGGCGATGGCGAGGCCGATGCCCCGGTTGCCTCCGGTGACGAGAACCGAGCGGCTCAACGGATCACCCTTTCCATAGCGGTCTGAACTCATCCGCCCGGCACCCGGAGGGCAGGCGGCTCCCTTCGAAACCTATCGGTCTGCCCCGGCGTGCGGACATTCGGGCACCGACAGTGGCTCGGGGGCCGCACTGTCGGGTCCCTACAGAAGACGGCGACCACGCACCGAAACGTATGGTCCCCGGAGCTGCGCACACGACATGATCGGAGTCCACAGGTCACGAGAGCAGGGAGATACCTCGGTGCCTCATACCATCGACGAAGCCTTCACAGCGCTTCCCCTACGCGCCCTGGCCGACGCCGCGCTGGCACGCGCGCGTGCGCTGGGCGCCGAGCACGCGGACTTCCGGTTCGAGCGGGTGCGCAGCGCGTCCTGGCGGCTGCGGGACGCCAAGCCCGCCGGGACGTCGGACACCACCGACCTCGGGTACGCGGTGCGGGTCGTGCACGGTGGCACGTGGGGTTTCGCGTCGGGCGTGGATCTGAACATGGACGCGGCGGCGCGGGTCGCCTCGCAGGCCGTGGCGATGGCGAAACTGGCCGCGCAGGTGATCAAGGCGGCGGGTTCGGACGAGCGCGTCGAGCTCGCCGACGAGCCGGTGCACTCCGAGAAGACATGGATCTCGTCGTACGAGATCGATCCGTTCACCGTGCCCGACGAGGACAAGGCCGGGCTGCTGACGGACTGGAGCGCGCGGCTGCTGGCGGCGAACGGGGTCAACCACGTCGACGCGTCACTGCTGACCGTCCACGAGAACAAGTTCTACGCCGACACCGCCGGGACCGTGACCACCCAGCAGCGGGTGCGGCTGCACCCGTCGCTGACCGCGGTGTCGGTCGACGAGTCGAGCGGCGAGTTCGACTCCATGCGGACCATCGCGCCGCCGGTCGGACGCGGCTGGGAGTACCTCACGGGCACCGGCTGGGACTGGGACAGCGAGCTCGAGCAGATCCCGGAGCTGCTCGCCGAGAAGATGCGGGCGCCCAGTGTCGAGTCGGGGGTGTACGACCTGGTCGTCGACCCCTCCAACCTGTGGCTGACGATCCACGAGTCCATCGGCCACGCCACCGAGCTGGACCGTGCCCTCGGCTACGAGGCGGCCTACGCCGGCACCTCCTTCGCCACCTTCGACCAGCTGGGCACGTTGCGGTACGGCTCCGACCTGATGAACGTGACCGGTGACCGCACCGCCGAGCACGGTCTGGCGACCGTCGGCTACGACGACGAGGGTGTGGCGGGCCAGTCCTGGGACCTGGTGAAGGACGGCACGCTCGTCGGCTACCAGCTGGACCGGCGGATCGCGAGGCTGACCGGCTTCGAGCGGTCCAACGGGTGCGCGTTCGCCGACTCCCCCGGCCATGTGCCCGTACAGCGCATGGCCAACGTCTCGCTCCGGCCGGACCCGGCCGGGATGTCGACGGAGGACCTGATCGGCGGCGTCGACCGGGGCATCTACGTCGTCGGTGACCGGTCCTGGTCGATCGACATGCAGCGCTACAACTTCCAGTTCACCGGCCAGCGGTTCTTCAGGATCGAGAACGGTCGGATCACCGGGCAGCTGAGGGACGTCGCCTACCAGGCGACCACCACCGACTTCTGGGGCTCGATGGCCGCGGTGGGCGGTCCGCAGACCTACGTCCTCGGGGGCGCCTTCAACTGCGGCAAGGCCCAGCCGGGGCAGGTGGCGGCGGTGTCGCACGGCTGCCCGTCGGCCCTGTTCAAGGGCGTCAACATCCTCAACACGACGCAGGAGGCCGGTCGATGAGTCCTCGTACGAACAAGCCGCACGAGATCGTCGAACGTGCCCTGGAGCTGTCGACGGCCGACGGGTGTGTCGTCATCGCCGACGAGCAGTCCACGGCGAACCTGCGCTGGGCCGGCAACGCGCTCACCACCAACGGCGTCACCCGCACCCGTACCCTCACCGTGATCGCGACGGTCGACGGCAAGGAGGGAACCGCCTCCGGAGTCGTCTCGCGGGCCGCGGTGACCGTGGACGAGCTGGAGTCCCTGGTCCGGGCCGCCGAGGCCGCAGCGCGCGGTGCGGCGCCCGCCGAGGACGCGCAGCCGCTGGTGACGGGCGTACCGGCGTCCCCCGACTTCACGGACGGGCCCGCCGAGACCTCCTCCGCGGTGTTCGCCGACTTCGCGCCGGCGCTCGGCGAGTCCTTCGCACGCGCGCGTGCCGGCGGCCGCGAGCTGTACGGCTTCGCCAACCACGAGCTGGTCTCCAGCTACCTCGGTACGTCGACGGGTCTGCGCCTGCGGCACGACCAGCCCAACGGGACGCTGGAGCTGAACGCCAAGTCGCCGGACCGTACGCGCTCGGCGTGGGCCGGCCGCTCCACCCGGGACTTCAAGGACGTCGACCCGGCCGCGCTGGACGCCGAGCTCGCCGTACGCCTGGGATGGGCCGAGCGCAAGCACGACCTGCCCGCCGGGCGGTACGAGACGCTGCTGCCGCCGACCGCCGTGGCGGACCTGCTGATCTACCAGATGTGGTCGGCGTCCGGCCGGGACGCTGCCGAGGGCCGGACCGTGTTCTCCAAGCCCGGCGGCGGCACCCGGCTCGGCGACCGGCTGACCGAGCTGCCGCTGACCCTGCGCAGCGACCCGAACGAGCCGGGCCTGGAGTCCGCGCCCTTCGTGCTCACGCACTCCTCCGGCGGCGACTCGTCGGTGTTCGACAACGGGCTGCCGCTGACCGCCACCGAGTGGATGCGGGCCGGCGAGCTGAGCAGCCTGCTGACCAGCCGGCACAGCGCCGGGCTGACCGGACTGCCGGTGGCGCCCGGCATCGACAACCTGATCCTGGACGGCGGCGAGGACCGCTCCCTGGAGGAGATGGTCGCGAACACCCGGCGCGGGCTGCTGCTGACCTGCCTCTGGTACATCCGCGAGGTCGACCCGGCGACGCTGCTGCTGACCGGCCTGACCCGAGACGGCGTCTACCTCGTCGAGAACGGCGAGGTCACCGGCGAGGTCACCAACTTCCGGTTCAACGAGTCGCCGGTGGACCTGCTGGGCCGGGCCACGGAGGCCGGGCGCACGGAAAAGACGCTGCCGAGGGAGTGGAGCGACTGGTTCACTAGGGCTGCGATGCCGGCCCTGAGGGTGCCGGACTTCAATATGAGCTCTGTCAGTCGGGGCGTATAACCTCGTAGCTGGTTGTCACCCGACCGCCGCAGATCATCCAAGGAGATACGAGAACCGTGACGGACATCGTCGACGAGCTGAAGTGGCGCGGGCTGATCGCCCTCTCCACTGACGAGGACGCATTGCGCAAGGCGTTCGCGGACGGCCCCGTCACGTTCTATTGCGGGTTCGACCCGACCGCACCCAGCCTCCACCTCGGCAACCTCGTGCAGATCCTGACGATGCGCCGGATCCAGCAGGCGGGCAACCGTCCACTGGGCCTGGTGGGCGGTGCGACGGGTCTGATCGGCGACCCCAAGCCGACCGCGGAGCGGACGCTGAACTCGCCGGACGTCGTGGCCCAGTGGGTCGAGCGGCTCCGGGCGCAGATCACCCCGCTGCTCGACTTCGAGGGCCCGAACGCCGCGATCATGGTCAACAACCTGGACTGGACCCAGGGGCTGTCGGCCATCGAGTTCCTGCGGGACGTCGGCAAGTACTTCCGGGTCAACAAGATGATCGCGAAGGAGGCCGTCGCCCGGCGGCTCAACTCCGACGCGGGCATCGGCTACACGGAGTTCAGCTACCAGATCCTCCAGGGCATGGACTTCCTGGAGCTGTTCCGCAGGCACGGCTGCACGCTGCAGACCGGCGGCAGCGACCAGTGGGGCAACCTCACCTCGGGCACCGACCTGATCCACCGGGTCGAGCCCGACGCCGTGGTGCACGCGCTGGCCACGCCGCTGATCACCAAGGCGGACGGCACCAAGTTCGGCAAGACGGAGTCCGGCACGGTCTGGCTCGACCCGGAGATGACCACGCCGTACGCCTTCTACCAGTTCTGGCTGAACGCGGACGACCGGGACGTCTCCAAGTTCCTGCGCATCTTCAGCTTCCGCTCCCATGACGAGATCGTGGAGCTGGAGAAGCAGACCGAGGAGCGTCCGCAGGCCCGTGCCGCCCAGCGCGCACTGGCGGAGGAGCTGACGACGCTGGTGCACGGCGCCGGTCAGACCGCCGCCGTGGTCGCCGCGAGCCGTGCGCTGTTCGGTCAGGGCGAGCTGGCGGACCTGGACGAGAAGACGCTGACGGCGGCCCTCTCCGAGGTGCCGCACATCCAGGTCGCCGAGCTCGGCCCCGTCGTGGACCTGCTCGCCGAGGTCGGCCTGGTGGCCAGCAAGTCCGCCGCGCGGCGGACCGTGAAGGAGGGCGGGGCCTACGTGAACAACGTGAAGGTCGCGGCCGAGGACGCGGTTCCCGCCAAGGAGGACCTGCTCCACGGTCGCTGGCTGGTGCTGCGCCGGGGCAAGAAGAACCTGGCGGCGGTCGAGGTCACGGGCGCCTGAGCACACGGCGAGAGGGGCGGTCTCCCGTGCGGGAAGGCCGCCCCTCTCGGCGTGGACGCTCTCAGGTCCGCTGTTTGCGCTTGCCCAGCGTCGCCATGTACGCCATGTCGCCGACGCCCACGATGATGATCGCGGCGACGAGCTGGAAGGCGTGGCGGCTCCAGTCGATACCGGAGGTCTCGTCGACGCCTGCGGCACGCGCGATCGCGTTGCCCGCGATGGCGCCCAGCATGCCGAAGATGGTCGTCAACCACAGCGGGCTGTGCTGCTTGCCCGGGAGGATCGCCTTCGCGATCAGACCCAGCACGAATCCCACGATGATCGCCCACAACCAGCCCATGGCTGCCTCCTAGTACGGCTCGACGTGAGCATTACGGCCAGTGTCGGCGCATGCGCTGTACGGCGCATGTCGAGTGGGCCGTACGCGCTACGGCGCAGGTCGTTCGCCCGGGCGGGAGGTGCCCC
Above is a window of Streptomyces sp. NBC_00490 DNA encoding:
- the fabG gene encoding 3-oxoacyl-[acyl-carrier-protein] reductase, with protein sequence MSRSVLVTGGNRGIGLAIARAFAEAGDKVAITYRSGEPPAALAELGCLAVKCDITDTEQVEQAYKEIEDAHGPVEILVANAGITKDQLLMRMSEEDFTSVLDTNLTGTFRVVKRANRAMLRAKKGRVVLISSVVGLMGGPGQANYAASKAGLVGFARSLARELGSRNITFNVVAPGFVDTDMTKVLTDEQRENIVKQVPLGRYAQPEEIAATVRFLASDDASYITGAVIPVDGGLGMGH
- the tyrS gene encoding tyrosine--tRNA ligase; translated protein: MTDIVDELKWRGLIALSTDEDALRKAFADGPVTFYCGFDPTAPSLHLGNLVQILTMRRIQQAGNRPLGLVGGATGLIGDPKPTAERTLNSPDVVAQWVERLRAQITPLLDFEGPNAAIMVNNLDWTQGLSAIEFLRDVGKYFRVNKMIAKEAVARRLNSDAGIGYTEFSYQILQGMDFLELFRRHGCTLQTGGSDQWGNLTSGTDLIHRVEPDAVVHALATPLITKADGTKFGKTESGTVWLDPEMTTPYAFYQFWLNADDRDVSKFLRIFSFRSHDEIVELEKQTEERPQARAAQRALAEELTTLVHGAGQTAAVVAASRALFGQGELADLDEKTLTAALSEVPHIQVAELGPVVDLLAEVGLVASKSAARRTVKEGGAYVNNVKVAAEDAVPAKEDLLHGRWLVLRRGKKNLAAVEVTGA
- a CDS encoding metallopeptidase TldD-related protein, which gives rise to MSPRTNKPHEIVERALELSTADGCVVIADEQSTANLRWAGNALTTNGVTRTRTLTVIATVDGKEGTASGVVSRAAVTVDELESLVRAAEAAARGAAPAEDAQPLVTGVPASPDFTDGPAETSSAVFADFAPALGESFARARAGGRELYGFANHELVSSYLGTSTGLRLRHDQPNGTLELNAKSPDRTRSAWAGRSTRDFKDVDPAALDAELAVRLGWAERKHDLPAGRYETLLPPTAVADLLIYQMWSASGRDAAEGRTVFSKPGGGTRLGDRLTELPLTLRSDPNEPGLESAPFVLTHSSGGDSSVFDNGLPLTATEWMRAGELSSLLTSRHSAGLTGLPVAPGIDNLILDGGEDRSLEEMVANTRRGLLLTCLWYIREVDPATLLLTGLTRDGVYLVENGEVTGEVTNFRFNESPVDLLGRATEAGRTEKTLPREWSDWFTRAAMPALRVPDFNMSSVSRGV
- the fabI gene encoding enoyl-ACP reductase FabI codes for the protein MAGILEGKKILITGVLMESSIAFHTAKLAQEQGAEIILTAWPRPTLTERIAKKLPRPEKVKVLELDVSNDEHLARLESQVREHLGDRLDGVVHSIGFAPQDALGGNFLNTPFESVATAMHVSAFSLKSLTMSLLPLMTEGGSVVGLTFDAQFAWPQYDWMGPAKAALEATSRYMARDLGKHNIRCNLISAGPIGSMAAKSIPGFAELASVWDSRSPLEWKLEDPEPAGKGVVALLSDWFPKTTGEIVHVDGGLHAIGA
- a CDS encoding GlsB/YeaQ/YmgE family stress response membrane protein, translated to MGWLWAIIVGFVLGLIAKAILPGKQHSPLWLTTIFGMLGAIAGNAIARAAGVDETSGIDWSRHAFQLVAAIIIVGVGDMAYMATLGKRKQRT
- a CDS encoding TldD/PmbA family protein, which encodes MPHTIDEAFTALPLRALADAALARARALGAEHADFRFERVRSASWRLRDAKPAGTSDTTDLGYAVRVVHGGTWGFASGVDLNMDAAARVASQAVAMAKLAAQVIKAAGSDERVELADEPVHSEKTWISSYEIDPFTVPDEDKAGLLTDWSARLLAANGVNHVDASLLTVHENKFYADTAGTVTTQQRVRLHPSLTAVSVDESSGEFDSMRTIAPPVGRGWEYLTGTGWDWDSELEQIPELLAEKMRAPSVESGVYDLVVDPSNLWLTIHESIGHATELDRALGYEAAYAGTSFATFDQLGTLRYGSDLMNVTGDRTAEHGLATVGYDDEGVAGQSWDLVKDGTLVGYQLDRRIARLTGFERSNGCAFADSPGHVPVQRMANVSLRPDPAGMSTEDLIGGVDRGIYVVGDRSWSIDMQRYNFQFTGQRFFRIENGRITGQLRDVAYQATTTDFWGSMAAVGGPQTYVLGGAFNCGKAQPGQVAAVSHGCPSALFKGVNILNTTQEAGR